TTTCATCACAGGGTCTGTGGATTTTGCCCAGAGAACAATCTTTATAAAGGAAATTTTATTACTATCAGATGGAGATACAGGAGTGTTAAATTTATTTCCATATCTATCAAAATATTCAAATCTCACTGGATAAGAGACATCTATTATGACTTTCTCCCCTATATTTAAAACCATTGAGTTCATCGTTATATTTCCAGCAGAATCTATTTTTACTGTCATCGTATCTGCGCCTTTTCTTAAAACAATAAAGGTATCATACTGAGTTGTTGAATCCAACCCTGTTGAATATAACATTCCCCAATTTGTTTTATTTCCATACGTAAGTGTGTTTACTATTTGAGAAAGCATCTGCTGGATTTCACTGGTAACCACTACTACTTTCCTTATTCTTGCTGCTTTTGTATAAAGAAATGTTACAAGCCCAAATGCAACAACCATTATCGCCATCGCAACTAACAGTTCTACCAGTGTAAATCCCTTTCTATTCATTGAATTCCATCCCTTGAAACTATAACAGAATCT
This DNA window, taken from bacterium, encodes the following:
- a CDS encoding type II secretion system GspH family protein, encoding MNRKGFTLVELLVAMAIMVVAFGLVTFLYTKAARIRKVVVVTSEIQQMLSQIVNTLTYGNKTNWGMLYSTGLDSTTQYDTFIVLRKGADTMTVKIDSAGNITMNSMVLNIGEKVIIDVSYPVRFEYFDRYGNKFNTPVSPSDSNKISFIKIVLWAKSTDPVMKFADPVPLVTGVRLRGKTSFE